GGACGGGCTGGGGAAATTCACCGCGGCGTCCGTGGCGGGCGAGGTCGGCATCACCGACGGCACCCTCTTTCGGCATTTCGACAGCATGGAGGCGGTCGTGAACGCCGCGATCGATCGGCTGGTCGAGCGGCTGAACGAGGGCTTGCCGCCGGAAGATCCGGACCCTCTTCGGCGCCTCGGCGCATTTTTGCGGCATCGTTTTCGGATGATTTCCACGGAACCGGCGATCCTCAAGCTGTTTTTCTCCGACCAGTTGACGCAGGCCGCGGGCAAGGCCGGCGTGGAAAAGATTCGCCGCGTGCAGCACGGCTCGATGTCGTTCATCCGCCGGTGCGTTTCGGAGGCGGGCAACGCCGGGCTCCTGCGCCCGGGCCCCCGCCCGGACGAGCTTGTCACCATCATCCAGGGCGCCGTTCTCGGCGAACTGCTTCGTTTCACCTACGCCGGGGCGGCTCATCCCGCGCCGGCGTCGCGCCGAGGCGCGAGGCTCTGGAAAACGCTCGAAGCCCTTATCCGGGCCGAGGAATAAGGAGAATCGTCATGTTGAAGAAGAGTCGTTTTGTCATTTGGTTTCTGCCCGCCGGCCTCATGAGCCTCGCCTTGCTCGCCGCGCCCACCCCCGCACGCGCACATTGCGACACACTCGATGGGCCGGTCATCGCGGACGCCCGTGCGGCGCTCGAGGCGGGCGATCCGGCTTCCGTTCTCAAATGGGTCAACAAAGCCGGCGAAGCCGAAATTCGTGAGGCCTTCGAACATGCGTTGATTGTCCGCAAACTCGGACCGGAAGCCCGCGAGCTCGCCGACCGGCATTTCTTCGAGACGCTGGTTCGCGTCCACCGGGCGGGCGAAGGCGCGCCGTACACCGGCCTGAAGCCCGCGGGCGGCGAGATCGACCCCGGCATCCGGGCGGCGGACGCGGGGCTGACGAGCGGGTCGGTCGACGAGACGATCCATCTTCTGAACGAGGAGATCGCGCACGGGATTCGCGCGCGTTTCGCAAAGGTCCGCGAAGCCGCCAAGCACAAGGATCACAACGTCGAAGCGGGCCGCGCTTTCGTGGCGGCGTACGTCGATTACATTCATTACGTCGAGGGCCTGTTTGAAAAGGCCGAAGGACCCTCCGCGCATCAGGGATCGAGCGAATCGGCCGCGCACCTCCATCACGAGTAGGCCTCGCGCGCGCGGCGCGCCAGACGCGGCCTTGCCCCGATAACGCGATCGCTCCAAAGGCTACCGCCCTCCGCCATTGACAGGCCGGGGGGCGGTTGCTAACACGGCGCACTTGCCGATCGGAGAGAGGCTTGGACCGCGAGCTCCTTCTTAGAATTCTCATCAACGTGCCGGCATTGATGCTGGCCGTTTCGTTTCATGAGGCCGCGCACGCGTGGGTGGCGGATCGCCTGGGCGATCCGACGGCGCGTCAGCTCGGCCGCGTGACGATGAATCCGCTCAAGCACATCGACCCGGTCGGCTCGGTGATCGTGCCGTTGTTCCTGTCGCTCGCGGGCGGGATCATGTTCGGCTGGGCGAAGCCGGTTCCGGTGCAGGTGCACCTCTTGAACAAGCCGAAGCGCGACGAGGCGCTCGTGTCCGTGGCGGGGCCGATTTCCAACCTCGTTCTGGCGCTTGTCGCGGCGATCCTTTTACGAGTGCTTTTGATGCTTCCGGCGTCGATCGAGACGGCGGTCGAGCCGTTCAAATACCTGGCGATCGGGCTGATTTTCATCAACGTCATTCTCGCGGTGTTCAACATGATCCCGATCCCGCCGCTTGACGGCAGCCACGTGGTGGCGTTTTTTCTGCCCGACGAGGCGGCCGAGCGTTTCATGTCGATCGGCATGTACGGCATGATCCTCGTGCTGGTGCTCATCATCATGGACCCGCTCAATATCGGTTTCTGGCCGCGCGTCATCCAGCCGATCGTCGTCGCGTTCATGGGGTTGTTCGAAAAGATCGCGGGGATCGGATGACGGACGACAAGAAACCATCGCCCGGACGCAAGCGCGTCCTTTCCGGCATGCGCCCGACGGGCAAGCTGCACATCGGGCATCTGCACGGCGCGCTCGCGAACTGGATCGAGTTGGCGAAAGAGAACGACTGCTTTTTCTTTTCCGCCGACTGGCACGCGCTGACCTCGGACTACGGCGACACCGCGCGCATCGGGCAGCAGACGCGGGAGATGATCCTGGACTGGCTCGCGGCGGGGCTTGACCCGGACAAGTGCGTCATCTTCGTGCAGAGCGAGGTGAAAGAGCACGCGGAACTCTATCTGTTGCTATCCATGATCACTCCCCTGCCCTGGGCCCTTGGCTGCCCCACCTTCAAGGAGCAGCAGGAGCAGATCACCGACAAGGACCTGAATACCCTCGGGTTCCTCGGCTATCCGATTCTCCAGGCGGCGGACATCCTCATTTATCGCGCGCATTTCGTGCCTGTGGGGATCGACCAGATTCCGCACATCGAGATCACGCGCGACGTGGCGCGGCGGTTCAACAATTTCTATGGCGACGTCCTCATCCAGCCGGAAGGCCGGCTGACGGAAGTGCCGAAGATTCCCGGCACCGACGGGCGCAAGATGAGCAAGAGCTACGGAAACACCATCGATCTGTCCGACGAGCCGGACGTGGTGCGGCAGAAGGTCAGCACGATGGTCACCGATCCGGCGCGCAAGCGACGCAAGGATCCCGGCAATCCGGAAATCTGCCCGGTGTACACGCTCTGGAAGGCGTACAAACCCCTTGATGAACTGGGGTGGGTGCGCGAGGGCTGCACGACGGCAAGCATCGGATGTCTTGATTGCAAGCGCCCGCTCATTGACCTGATCAACGCGCAGCTTGAACCAATTCAGGCGCGGCGAAAGGCGCTCGAAGCCGATCCGGGCCGACTCGACGCGATCATGGACGCGGGCAATGCCAAAGCCCGGGCCGCGGCCGAAGAGACGATGCACGCGGTTCGTTCGTCCATGGGACTTCGGCCGTGAGCGAATACCGCGTCACGCTCTCGGCCTTCGAGGGGCCGCTCGATCTCCTGCTGCACCTGGTGCGCAAGAACGAATACGACATCTTCGACATCCCCATCGCCGAAATCACACGGCAGTATCTCGATTTTCTGGAGCTGATGACGGAGCTGAACCTGGAGATCGCCAGCGAATATCTGCTGATGAGCGCGACGCTAATGAAGATCAAAAGCGCGATGCTGCTGCCCCGGCCCGAAGACGCGGCCGACGAGGGAGACGATCCGCGCGCGGAGCTGGTGCGCCAGATTCTTGAGTTCGAACGATTCCGCGAGGCGGCGCACGAGTTCGGCGAACGCGAACTGCTCGGACGCGACGTGTTCGCGCGCAAGTTCACATCGCCGGAGATCGACGAGGCGCGCAAGGAGCCCGCGTTCCTGCAGGTCAACATGTTCGACCTGATGGAGGCTCTCAAGGGCGTGCTCGCGCGCGCCAAGGGACCGGGCGTCACGATGATCGCGGCGGAGCGCTACTCGATCCGCCAGCGCATGACGCAGATCATCGAGGTGCTCGGCAAGACGCCGAACGTGCGTTTCGAGAAACTGTTCGAGGATGACATCAGCAAGGGCGAGATCATCATCACGTTTCTCGCCATCCTGGAGTTGATGCGGCTGCAATACGCCTCCATCGTGCAGGAGGCGCGCTTCGGGCCGATTCACGTGCTTTCGAAGCTCGCGCCGGACGAGCCGGTGGAGATTCCCGACGACATCGAGTCGACCGCCGCCGGCGCGGCGCCCATGAATGGGCACCCAAAGGCGCCCGCGGCGTCCGATGCGCCCGATAACGGAAACGAGAATTAGCTCATGGACCCGCAACGCCTGCGTTCGATCGTGGAGTCGCTCATCTTCGTCAGCGAGGAGCCGGTGCCCCTTGCGAAGATTCGCGCGGTGCTCGACGGCATTCCGAATGACGACATCAAGGCCGCGATCGACGACCTGATGCGCGAGTATCGCGAGGGCGACCGTGGCTTTTTGCTCGAAGAGGTCGCGATGGGCTACCAGTTTCGCACGCGGCCCGACAACGTGGAGTGGGTGCGGCGGCTTGTCGAAAAGAAACCGGCTCGCCTGTCGAAGGCGGCGCTCGAGACGCTCGCCATCGTCGCGTACAACCAGCCCGTGACGCGGCC
The bacterium genome window above contains:
- a CDS encoding TetR/AcrR family transcriptional regulator codes for the protein DGLGKFTAASVAGEVGITDGTLFRHFDSMEAVVNAAIDRLVERLNEGLPPEDPDPLRRLGAFLRHRFRMISTEPAILKLFFSDQLTQAAGKAGVEKIRRVQHGSMSFIRRCVSEAGNAGLLRPGPRPDELVTIIQGAVLGELLRFTYAGAAHPAPASRRGARLWKTLEALIRAEE
- a CDS encoding DUF6448 family protein; translated protein: MSLALLAAPTPARAHCDTLDGPVIADARAALEAGDPASVLKWVNKAGEAEIREAFEHALIVRKLGPEARELADRHFFETLVRVHRAGEGAPYTGLKPAGGEIDPGIRAADAGLTSGSVDETIHLLNEEIAHGIRARFAKVREAAKHKDHNVEAGRAFVAAYVDYIHYVEGLFEKAEGPSAHQGSSESAAHLHHE
- a CDS encoding site-2 protease family protein; the encoded protein is MDRELLLRILINVPALMLAVSFHEAAHAWVADRLGDPTARQLGRVTMNPLKHIDPVGSVIVPLFLSLAGGIMFGWAKPVPVQVHLLNKPKRDEALVSVAGPISNLVLALVAAILLRVLLMLPASIETAVEPFKYLAIGLIFINVILAVFNMIPIPPLDGSHVVAFFLPDEAAERFMSIGMYGMILVLVLIIMDPLNIGFWPRVIQPIVVAFMGLFEKIAGIG
- the trpS gene encoding tryptophan--tRNA ligase, yielding MTDDKKPSPGRKRVLSGMRPTGKLHIGHLHGALANWIELAKENDCFFFSADWHALTSDYGDTARIGQQTREMILDWLAAGLDPDKCVIFVQSEVKEHAELYLLLSMITPLPWALGCPTFKEQQEQITDKDLNTLGFLGYPILQAADILIYRAHFVPVGIDQIPHIEITRDVARRFNNFYGDVLIQPEGRLTEVPKIPGTDGRKMSKSYGNTIDLSDEPDVVRQKVSTMVTDPARKRRKDPGNPEICPVYTLWKAYKPLDELGWVREGCTTASIGCLDCKRPLIDLINAQLEPIQARRKALEADPGRLDAIMDAGNAKARAAAEETMHAVRSSMGLRP
- a CDS encoding segregation/condensation protein A, with translation MSEYRVTLSAFEGPLDLLLHLVRKNEYDIFDIPIAEITRQYLDFLELMTELNLEIASEYLLMSATLMKIKSAMLLPRPEDAADEGDDPRAELVRQILEFERFREAAHEFGERELLGRDVFARKFTSPEIDEARKEPAFLQVNMFDLMEALKGVLARAKGPGVTMIAAERYSIRQRMTQIIEVLGKTPNVRFEKLFEDDISKGEIIITFLAILELMRLQYASIVQEARFGPIHVLSKLAPDEPVEIPDDIESTAAGAAPMNGHPKAPAASDAPDNGNEN